One region of Eupeodes corollae chromosome 1, idEupCoro1.1, whole genome shotgun sequence genomic DNA includes:
- the LOC129939376 gene encoding xylulose kinase encodes MTPKIEEGTYLGFDLSTQKLKAMQLSENLEILATAEVKFDTDLPEFRTSGGVNSGPNNNEFYVQPAMWVKAIDIVMDRLVVQGADFSTVSAIGGSAQQHGSLYWSRRGLQSLKNLDPDKFLHSQVDDSAFALTRTPIWMDGSTENQCIEMEVAIGGRNEMVTITGSKCYPRFTGPQIRKVYQTRTHAYEDSKRISLVSSFLASIFLGDVAPIDYADASGMNLFDINEKVWSGACLNACAPDLEERLGSPVKTCSILGNVAEFFVQRFGFTPECKVTAFTGDNPSALSGMLVEEDWLVISLGTSDTVMMGLEKPTKLEEGHVLCHPTLADEYMGLLCFRNGSSARDVMKRDEANDNWDTFTELLDSTPRGNYGNMALHLHSVEIIPQAKGILRWNKAFTAECVDAEQGVAKFGSPQTEIRALIEGQMLHRKAIASDMGFHFGEDTKIIATGGASVNKSILQVISDVFNAPVYIQKESEAAALGAAYRAKYSLYLEQFKSDNSTDQPKHYRDFIMEFIPNIFEKVCDPSKDSEEVYTPMLARYREMAKILETRQK; translated from the exons ATGACTCCTAAGATAGAAGAAGGCACATACCTTGGCTTTGACCTGAGCACTCAAAAG CTGAAAGCAATGCAACTTTCCGAAAACTTGGAAATCCTTGCTACAGCAGAAGTAAAATTTGACACAGATTTGCCAGAATTCCGAACAAGCGGTGGCGTTAATTCGGGACCAAATAATAATGA attctaCGTACAACCTGCCATGTGGGTGAAAGCCATAGACATTGTCATGGATCGCTTAGTGGTACAGGGCGCTGACTTCAGCACGGTTTCAGCCATCGGAGGCTCAGCACAG CAACACGGTTCCTTATACTGGTCACGTCGCGGTCTACAATCTCTCAAGAATCTTGATCCCGATAAGTTCCTTCATTCGCAAGTCGACGATTCAGCGTTCGCTCTCACTCGCACACCCATCTGGATGGATGGATCCACCGAAAATCAATGCATCGAAATGGAGGTCGCCATTGGCGGACGCAACGAAATGGTCACCATAACCGGTTCAAAATGCTATCCTCGCTTCACGGGTCCACAAATTCGCAAAGTCTACCAAACTCGCACGCATGCATACGAAGACTCCAAACGAATATCGTTGGTGAGTAGTTTTCTGGCATCGATATTCCTTGGAGATGTTGCTCCAATCGATTACGCTGATGCTTCCGGAAtgaatttatttgatataaacGAGAAGGTGTGGTCTGGGGCTTGTTTGAACGCTTGTGCCCCTGATTTGGAAGAGCGATTGGGTAGTCCCGTAAAGACTTGTTCGATATTGGGTAACGTTGCTGAGTTTTTTGTGCAACGATTTGGCTTTACGCCTGAGTGCAAAGTGACGGCATTCACTGGAGACAATCCATCGGCGTTAAGTGGGATGTTGGTAGAGGAAGATTGGTTGGTGATTTCGTTGGGAACAAGTGATACTGTTATGATGGGCTTGGAGAAACCAACTAAATTGGAGGAGGGACATGTCTTGTGCCATCCTACTTTAGCTGATGAATATATGGGCTTGTTGTG CTTCCGAAATGGTTCCTCTGCAAGGGATGTAATGAAGCGCGATGAAGCTAATGACAATTGGGATACATTTACCGAGCTGTTGGACTCTACACCACGTGGCAACTATGGCAACATGGCGTTACACCTTCACTCTGTTGAAATAATCCCACAAGCAAAGGGCATTCTCCGATGGAACAAGGCATTCACAGCTGAATGTGTAGATGCTGAGCAGGGCGTTGCTAA atTTGGATCACCTCAGACTGAAATTCGAGCATTAATCGAAGGCCAAATGCTTCATAGAAAGGCAATAGCCTCTGATATGGGCTTCCATTTTg GcgaagatacaaaaattatcgCTACTGGGGGAGCCTCTGTCAACAAGTCAATCCTACAGGTTATTTCCGATGTCTTCAATGCTCCCGTTTACATTCAG AAGGAAAGTGAAGCAGCAGCACTGGGAGCAGCTTATCGCGCAAAATATTCCCTCTACTTGGAACAATTCAAATCGGACAATTCAACTGATCAACCAAAACACTATCGTGATTTCATTATGGAATTCAtaccgaatatttttgaaaaagtctgCGATCCCAGCAAGGATAGTGAGGAAGTTTATACACCCATGTTGGCTAGATATCGAGAAATGGCCAAAATTTTAGAGACAAGACAAAAGTGA